The Engraulis encrasicolus isolate BLACKSEA-1 chromosome 4, IST_EnEncr_1.0, whole genome shotgun sequence genome includes a window with the following:
- the LOC134447445 gene encoding uncharacterized protein LOC134447445 produces MLKLRYLSVLISQRLTLAAQEIFKDVEETIVELHDETKLVKLENAKLKLKLREFGINLYNESTEVVAPAASSTVAQSCEEPRTEVGREASPTVASVKEELDALAENGWEPEDNADMDIKTETNFTDCTAAPEKEASDTQPDARVTATPEDVMSWLALEPREPEVFPCVARTWSVQECGGAEAGPPPVLSQITERSCAQSKEPSDDNDDDYEDFDDAQDDGHAGNDHFLNSEPAEMPDNSQMPKKRPYTRRQPSKRGNTKQKNGTEETNERTSPEPTTQVVKRKVGRPRKNPPISIPLSALNDPQVETENSQVQSRLRSGNEGKVITGKRRGRKRRGPYKKSKKALPIDSKSAPIGRPPTRVLRLRISKTEVEEVDLKNGENVSVRKSDRIRIKPTEDEPEEENLKNGGNVSGRKSSRTRIKDKDEESEEVSLQHTVLQKSSRKKIKPIDDELHPETGENGYLRMSMRTRGKINKDKPEDESIKDEQNLSIQRSSRTKVKPNEANKRDEDHLQNEQNTSVQEPSLTVRVGRPRGRPKRNSQITTDNPSNEGHLKNVSEDPPSTSSRAELEGKNCFPEQPPVTLVKEELEEDNGVLEPPLLTLCEGALQHNNKAQTEEPDFNTGQTVMDQNDSASTQTPFTTVEVTLEQVDDALNKPTSISSEPLLEQDRSVSEESPVMSEKSELEKDVFLEPPLLTPCEVEVEQKSSGEVEEAHNNTDHTVVESTLTPFEVPLDQGEGGVDETTFSSCEKLLEQDGSVPEHSSKAQREDPDFNTGQTVVDQKDSALTRSPLTPVDVPLEQNEDVLNEPTFTPSEMLLEQDKTDSEEPPVISGKGELVKDNLDLDPPPLLPYEVALDHKSDVQTEETHFSEVEMAMKHTDSASVGSALTSHKVPSEQAKGFLDEPCEKLLKQDCNVYEDPPVTSGEGELEKDNVELGPPPLTSCDAPLEHKKEDTHFSADQVAMKHVLQRFTPLTSVEVPSEQAKGVLDKPTVSSSETVFEQDDSVSDESPYSPGDVEFEDENSVPVEPTFSAGEKYFEKNELELEKLPGRKSERVRRIQAEKSTTQPVEERKSASSDEDSSESEGDSSGFDKPSSRQIKRRRTPSSDFEFDNEQEGESSSSEEEESSGEDSSGNERPRKQQRVSKRSDEEAGLETGVTVKTIGNKHDKRNYCLYCSAFPAKISRHLVVRHYDERDVAMVLGLPKKSKERKMLLDRIRNSGNRAHNDRVLKEGKGVLIPARAYKSGDVPDYEYCSGCQGMFSKDWLIKHLESCKWVVEKEGHQPVLPEVLPKKDFSEILSGMYEDDVTGAVRGDELLLKLGQHLVDKRMQSERILQKLRQLGRLLLNGRKITPLKKMEDYIRCSNWSYVTAAVKNVAEYSESTQTFTIPRYAACLRISLCTIAGIIKCDSKTNGDKEALQNADMFLDSIRMKWHQEFSAAGTSTSQRSSVVTEEPQEVGGDKNCASSVQDVDDAKTDGGVGHNLEKDEDAEEDDYDDIDDSDADDDDDADDEDDGGNGVEENGSQCADGDGQESITPLPVVDSKTDNSMNDGVKQSCEGTQTATSAKPLTAELKLQPQSDIAEATSSVNIQDGDSTTVRKTTDAFLSGLINNEDISLAGKGNINHCLFCQQKVSKLSRHLESRHPEEEGVAKALSYPKGSKERKLCFRLILHRGNRAHNTRVLKEGKGDVVIKRNLRQSAAKPSDCRHCPYCDGLFLKHMIPKHLKDCPFMKEEDRAMIGKGQRGWYELKYGPQPDNVSEELWKILTKMNQDEVTVAAKGDKYALQLAEQLLDKGQGDDAAFREAYIRQRLRELGRLLVSCQKITPMYSLMDFILPHNWNHVVAAVKDVAGYNEPETAPNSSLLSQLYRSLQKVGSFVESDAVSQQDKQMTEYARAFNKSFVEKWRKLFPTPYTARKSRQQRRNGVKLLSFTEDINNLHTYLKGKVGESFSALCASPSQTTWADIAKMVLAQLIMFNRTKAREVSRLTVKEFCSKKSYGMPDDTDDLTPFEHELCKYTSRIEISRANGDNMQILIPPFLVNIVDTMLQRRMLCSIRYDNSFVFAQPRSITFMSGPEALESVAKDCGAKHVKKLLSDGLREHVAVISRLLYLKDMPQVTDFMGLSLVPRLRTDCAQQQTLELARLGKVLITMEKGQPRPTDQNVEDTVVTPDEIVQQTEWSSGEEDEEEEEDEEEEEDAGDDDDDKDYRPSRAAKSQQVAAAAVKKRRSGAKSRWTDEEVQAVERHMAPFINSGKTPGKRECTACILAEPEALKARKWESIKFYTKNRIVSLRRKSRRTTRRANIN; encoded by the exons AGTCTACTGAggtggttgcacctgctgcaagTTCCACTGTCGCACAGAGCTGTGAAGAGCCGAGGACTGAGGTGGGCAGAGAAGCCAGCCCAACTGTTGCATCTGTTAAAGAGGAGCTCGATGCACTTGCAGAAAATGGCTGGGAACCAGAGGATAACGCAGACATGGACATCAAAACAGAGACCAATTTCACAGATTGCACGGCAGCGCCTGAAAAGGAGGCCTCAGACACGCAACCCGACGCCAGAGTCACAGCGACCCCTGAGGACGTGATGTCATGGCTGGCCTTGGAGCCCCGTGAGCCGGAGGTCTTCCCGTGTGTGGCGAGGACATGGAGTGTTCAGGAATGCGGTGGCGCAGAGGCAGGGCCGCCTCCTGTTTTGTCTCAG ATAACTGAAAGGTCCTGCGCCCAGAGTAAGGAGCCTTCAGACGATAATGATGACGATTATGAAGACTTTGATGATGCTCAAGATGACGGACATGCAGGGAATGACCACTTTCTTAACTCAGAGCCT GCTGAGATGCCAGACAACTCTCAGATGCCCAAGAAAAGACCTTACACTAGGCGACAGCCTTCCAAACGAGGGAACACTAAGCAGAAAAATGGCACAGAGGAAACAAATGAAAGGACAAGCCCTGAACCTACCACACAGGTGGTCAAAAGGAAAGTAGGAAGACCCAGGAAGAATCCTCCAATATCCATACCATTGTCTGCCTTGAATGACCCTCAGGTGGAGACGGAAAATTCACAAGTTCAGAGTAGACTGAGGTCTGGGAATGAAGGGAAAGTAATCACGGGAAAACGGCGAGGGAGAAAACGGAGGGGTCCCTATAAAAAATCAAAGAAGGCACTTCCGATTGATAGCAAAAGTGCTCCGATAGGTAGACCACCGACAAGAGTCTTGAGGCTTCGGATCTCTAAAACCGAAGTAGAAGAGGTGGACTTAAAAAATGGAGAGAACGTTTCAGTTCGGAAGTCAGACCGAATAAGAATTAAGCCTACTGAAGATGAACCAGAGGAGGAGAACTTGAAAAATGGAGGGAATGTTTCCGGACGAAAGTCAAGCCGAACAAGAATAAAGGATAAGGATGAGGAGTCAGAAGAGGTGAGCTTACAACACACTGTTCTTCAAAAGTCAAGCCGAAAGAAAATCAAGCCTATTGACGACGAACTACATCCTGAAACCGGTGAAAATGGTTACTTAAGAATGTCAATGCGAACAAGAGGGAAAATTAATAAAGACAAACCAGAGGATGAAAGCATAAAAGATGAGCAAAATCTTTCAATTCAAAGGTCAAGCCGAACAAAAGTCAAGCCCAACGAAGCCAACAAAAGAGATGAGGATCATTTACAAAATGAACAGAACACCTCAGTTCAAGAGCCAAGCTTAACAGTACGAGTGGGTAGACCAAGAGGGCGGCCTAAAAGGAATTCTCAAATTACCACAGATAACCCATCCAATGAAGGACACTTAAAAAATGTTTCAGAAGATCCACCTTCAACATCAAGTCGAGCCGAATTGGAAGGCAAGAACTGTTTTCCCGAACAACCACCTGTCACTTTAGTCAAGGAGGAATTGGAAGAAGACAATGGTGTTTTAGAGCCCCCACTTCTTACACTATGTGAGGGGGCATTGCAACACAACAATAAGGCACAGACAGAAGAGCCAGACTTTAACACAGGCCAGACAGTAATGGATCAGAATGATAGTGCTTCAACACAGACTCCTTTCACAACAGTCGAGGTGACGTTGGAACAGGTTGATGATGCTTTAAATAAGCCAACTTCCATTTCATCTGAACCGTTACTGGAACAAGACCGTAGTGTTTCAGAAGAGTCACCAGTCATGTCAGAAAAGAGCGAGTTGGAAAAAGATGTTTTTTTAGAACCACCCCTTCTCACACCATGTGAGGTAGAAGTGGAACAGAAGAGTAGCGGTGAGGTAGAAGAGGCACATAACAACACTGATCATACGGTAGTGGAGTCAACTTTAACACCGTTTGAGGTGCCATTGGATCAGGGTGAAGGTGGTGTAGACGAGACAACTTTCAGTTCATGTGAGAAGTTATTGGAACAAGATGGTAGTGTTCCCGAACACAGCAGTAAGGCACAGAGAGAAGATCCAGATTTCAACACAGGTCAGACAGTAGTGGATCAGAAGGATAGTGCCTTAACACGTTCCCCTTTAACGCCAGTCGATGTGCCGTTGGAGCAGAATGAAGATGTCTTAAATGAGCCAACTTTCACTCCATCTGAGATGTTATTGGAACAAGACAAAACTGATTCGGAAGAGCCACCTGTTATTTCAGGAAAGGGCGAGTTGGTAAAAGATAATCTTGATTTAGATCCACCCCCTCTCTTACCATATGAGGTGGCATTGGACCACAAGAGTGATGTGCAGACAGAAGAGACACATTTCAGTGAGGTTGAGATGGCCATGAAACACACAGATAGTGCCTCAGTGGGGTCAGCATTAACATCACACAAGGTGCCATCGGAACAGGCTAAAGGTTTTTTAGACGAGCCATGTGAGAAATTATTGAAACAAGACTGTAATGTTTATGAAGACCCACCTGTCACTTCAGGAGAAGGGGAATTGGAAAAAGATAATGTAGAACTTGGACCGCCACCTCTTACATCATGTGACGCACCATTGGAACACAAGAAAGAAGATACACATTTCAGTGCAGATCAGGTGGCAATGAAACATGTACTGCAGCGCTTTACCCCCTTAACATCAGTCGAGGTGCCATCGGAACAGGCTAAAGGTGTTCTAGACAAGCCAACTGTCAGTTCATCGGAGACGGTATTTGAACAAGACGATAGTGTTTCAGATGAGTCACCTTATTCACCAGGTGATGTGGAATTTGAAGATGAGAACAGTGTCCCTGTAGAGCCCACTTTCTCAGCAGGAGAAAAATACTTTGAAAAAAATGAGTTGGAGCTAGAGAAGCTTCCCGGTAGAAAAAGTGAACGAGTGAGGAGGATTCAGGCGGAGAAGTCCACAACTCAACCAGTGGAAGAGCGGAAGAGTGCCTCTAGCGACGAAGACAGCTCTGAAAGTGAGGGAGACTCCTCAGGGTTTGACAAGCCGAGTAGCAGACAAATTAAGCGCCGTCGAACTCCTTCCTCAGACTTTGAGTTTGACAATGAACAAGAAGgtgaatcatcatcatcagaggaGGAGGAATCCAGTGGTGAGGACTCCTCTGGAAATGAAAGACCCAGGAAGCAACAACGAGTTTCAAAAAGAAGTGATGAGGAGGCAGGTTTAGAAACTGGTGTGACTGTTAAAACAATTGGCAACAAGCATGACAAGCGAAACTACTGTTTGTATTGTTCAGCGTTTCCTGCCAAGATTTCAAGGCACTTGGTAGTGCGTCACTATGACGAGAGAGATGTGGCCATGGTTCTCGGCCTTCCTAAAAAGTCCAAAGAAAGGAAAATGCTATTGGATCGCATCCGTAACTCTGGGAACCGTGCTCACAATGACCGAGTCCTGAAGGAAGGAAAAGGAGTTCTGATCCCTGCTCGAGCCTATAAGTCTGGCGACGTTCCTGATTACGAATACTGCTCTGGTTGCCAAGGTATGTTTTCCAAAGATTGGCTGATCAAACATCTTGAAAGTTGTAAGTGGGTGGTAGAGAAGGAAGGTCATCAGCCTGTACTTCCTGAAGTCCTCCCAAAGAAAGACTTCTCAGAGATACTTTCTGGGATGTATGAGGATGATGTTACAGGTGCGGTTAGAGGGGACGAGCTTCTACTTAAACTTGGACAGCATCTGGTCGACAAAAGAATGCAGTCTGAACGCATACTGCAAAAACTTCGTCAGTTGGGAAGATTGCTCTTGAATGGCCGAAAAATCACCCCGTTGAAAAAAATGGAAGACTACATCAGGTGCTCAAATTGGAGTTACGTAACGGCAGCTGTGAAGAATGTCGCAGAGTACTCTGaatccacacaaacatttaccaTCCCTAGGTATGCTGCTTGCCTCAGAATCAGTCTTTGTACCATTGCTGGCATCATCAAATGTGACTCCAAGACCAATGGAGATAAAGAAGCCCTGCAAAATGCTGACATGTTTCTAGACTCTATACGGATGAAGTGGCATCAAGAATTCTCAGCAGCAGGGACGTCGACCAGCCAAAGGTCATCAGTTGTCACTGAAGAG CCGCAGGAAGTAGGTGGTGACAAAAATTGTGCGTCATCTGTTCAAGATGTTGATGATGCAAAGACAGATGGTGGAGTAGGACATAACCTTGAAAAAGACGAGGATGCAGAAGAGGACGATTATGATGACATTGATGACAGCGAtgctgatgacgatgatgatgctgatgacgaAGATGATGGTGGCAATGGCGTCGAGGAGAATGGCAGTCAATGTGCAGATGGGGACGGTCAGGAAAGCATTACTCCTCTACCTGTAGTCGACAGCAAAACC GATAATTCAATGAATGATGGCGTCAAGCAATCATGCGAAGGTACCCAAACCGCCACTTCTGCCAAACCACTTACAGCTGAATTGAAATTACAGCCACAGTCCGATATTGCAGAGGCTACTTCATCAGTGAACATTCAAGATGGTGACTCAACTACTGTACGCAAGACAACGGATGCGTTCTTGTCTGGCCTCATCAATAATGAAGACATTTCTCTGGCAGGAAAAGGAAATATAAATCACTGTTTGTTCTGCCAACAAAAGGTGTCCAAGCTCTCGAGGCATTTAGAAAGCAGACATCCCGAAGAAGAAGGTGTAGCCAAAGCATTGAGCTATCCCAAAGGTAGCAAAGAAAGGAAATTGTGTTTTCGACTAATCCTTCACAGGGGCAATCGCGCACACAACACCCGTGTGCTGAAAGAAGGGAAAGGAGACGTTGTTATAAAGCGGAACCTTCGGCAATCAGCTGCAAAACCAAGTGATTGCAGGCATTGCCCATATTGTGATGGATTGTTTCTCAAGCACATGATCCCAAAACACTTAAAAGACTGTCCATTCATGAAGGAAGAGGATCGTGCCATGATCGGAAAGGGGCAAAGAGGATGGTATGAACTCAAGTACGGTCCTCAACCAGATAATGTCAGTGAAGAACTCTGGAAGATCTTGACAAAGATGAATCAAGACGAGGTCACCGTGGCAGCCAAGGGGGACAAGTATGCTTTACAGTTGGCAGAGCAGCTGCTTGACAAAGGACAGGGAGATGACGCTGCTTTTCGGGAGGCTTACATTCGGCAGCGACTCCGAGAGCTAGGCCGACTGCTGGTGAGTTGTCAGAAGATCACGCCTATGTACAGTCTGATGGACTTCATCCTGCCTCACAATTGGAACCATGTGGTCGCAGCCGTCAAGGACGTCGCAGGCTACAACGAGCCAGAAACTGCCCCTAACTCCTCCCTCCTGTCACAGCTCTATCGAAGTCTGCAGAAAGTTGGAAGTTTTGTGGAATCGGATGCCGTGTCCCAGCAGGATAAGCAGATGACTGAGTATGCCAGAGCTTTCAACAAAAGCTTTGTAGAGAAGTGGCGCAAGCTTTTCCCCACTCCTTACACGGCAAGGAAGAGCCGGCAACAGCGCAGGAATGGTGTCAAGTTGTTGTCCTTCACAGAGGACATCAACAATCTGCACACATACCTGAAAGGCAAAGTTGGTGAGTCTTTCTCTGCATTGTGTGCATCTCCAAGCCAAACAACGTGGGCGGACATAGCCAAGATGGTCCTTGCACAGTTGATCATGTTTAACAGAACAAAAGCCAGAGAGGTTTCCCGGCTGACCGTGAAGGAATTCTGCTCCAAGAAGTCATATGGCATGCCAGACGACACAGATGATTTGACACCATTTGAGCACGAGCTTTGCAAATACACCTCCAGGATTGAGATCTCCAGGGCAAATGGAGACAATATGCAGATCCTCATTCCCCCGTTTTTGGTCAACATTGTCGACACTATGCTCCAAAGAAGAATGCTGTGTAGCATTCGTTATGACAACAGTTTTGTGTTTGCCCAGCCAAGGTCCATAACATTCATGTCAGGCCCTGAGGCCCTGGAAAGCGTGGCAAAAGACTGTGGGGCCAAGCATGTGAAGAAGCTTTTGTCAGATGGCCTGAGGGAACACGTTGCTGTGATCTCTCGGCTGCTTTACCTGAAGGACATGCCTCAGGTGACCGACTTCATGGGCCTTAGTCTGGTCCCACGCCTAAGGACTGACTGTGCACAGCAACAGACTCTAGAGCTGGCAAGGCTTGGCAAGGTTCTGATTACCATGGAGAAGGGACAGCCAAGGCCCACTGACCAGAATGTTGAAGACACCGTTGTCACACCTGATG AAATTGTGCAGCAGACTGAGTGGTCCTCAggtgaagaagatgaggaggaggaggaggatgaggaagaggaggaggatgccggtgatgatgatgacgataaagACTACCGTCCCTCAAGAGCTGCCAAGTCACAACAAG TTGCAGCAGCAGCTGTTAAAAAGAGGCGAAGCGGAGCCAAAAGCCGGTGGACAGATGAGGAGGTCCAGGCTGTGGAGAGACACATGGCCCCGTTCATCAATTCAGGAAAGACCCCCGGCAAGAGAGAGTGCACGGCCTGCATCCTGGCCGAACCCGAGGCTCTCAAAGCTAGAAAGTGGGAGTCAATCAAATTTTACACCAAAAACCGAATCGTTTCTCTTCGCAGGAAATCCCGAAGAACCACAAGGCGTGCAAATATCAATTAG